From the Fusarium oxysporum Fo47 chromosome X, complete sequence genome, the window CTAACACCAACAACCTGTTGAACAAGCCCCCGTCGTGTAGTGTACTTCCGTAGCCCTCCCACTACCCGTTCACTCCAAGCTAGACGCggcagatgaagaaaaaCCACCACCGGAAGTGGCTTGCACCTAATACTCAAAACACGAATATTGCAAAAGAACAAACCGCTTGATAAGGTAAGTATGGTCCGAGACAATCGGCTCCCACAACGGCGCAGCCACGCTCCCCggggaaagaaaagagaaagagacaGTCGAAACTCTGTCTTAGCAGATCCAATTACCGTCCAAATCCTCAAGGATCCGGTGTCCCCGGCCCGCATCCGACCCCTGCCCGGGCCGTGGGGGGTGATCCCGGCTGGGCAAAAGCTTAGAGTTTTTTTGTCATACGATGGTGGACGGGCTAAAAGCTAATCTGCCCCGTTTACACTAACGTAGTACTGTAAAGATCTAGAAGGGACCTTTTTGGGGGGACGTTTTAATGCTTGGACGCACGGCAGTTGAGATTTCGATGGATAACAGTTACGTTGGGGGTTAAAAGTTTGTCGGATTGCGTGATTCTTTGGGTTAGTAACTCGCAGCTAGCATTTGCAGGACCCTTTTCTAATTAATATTGCTCGTGTAACGATTGTGGCTCGTGGATTCGATCCTGGTGTTTTCTTACAGGAGCCAATCATTTACGTATCCAAAGAGGAAGCTAACAACCAACAGAATATTCCATCAGGAGACTCGTAACTGCAGAGAACGCCTCCTCATGAACCTGGTACTTGCAcgcgaaaaagaaaaaaaagaagaaaaaagaaagcagcCAGGATCCTCGGTTACGTCGGATCTCGTTCTGCAGAATCGCTTGGCGCTGTTATCTCTTTACCCCGTACCAAGAAATCAGCACATTCCCCCAAACCACTCACTCACTGTAGGGGTGCTATTGGCTCGTCTAGCAGCGGGGGTCGTCTCCGCGCTTTTTTCCGAAATCTTCAGCAATCTTCCCGCTCTCACAAGAGGCGTTATAACTGTCTCACTTGCTTGGTAGCACCGCACGATTCTACACTAAAAAGATAACACACAAAATTAATCATCAATCATGAGCCTCAACCCCTCTCTTCGCACTGTTGACCAGTTCACACAGCTCGTCTTTGACTTTATCGTCATAGGCGGCGGCACAGCTGGACTAGCGGTGGCAGCGCGTCTCGCTGAAGCCGACGCCTCATACACTGTCGGTGTCATCGAAGCAGGAGGTCCTGTGCAGAATGATCCTGATGTTGATATCCCGGGCCACTATGGTAGGAATCTTGGAGGTAGCTACGATTGGCACTTGGAGACGCTGCCTCAGGAGGGTCTCGGAGGAAGAACGCTTCCGTGGCCGAGGGGGAAGTGTGTCGGCGGCACAAGCGCCCTGAACTATATGGCGTGGAATCGCGCTAGCAGGGATGATTATGATGCTTGGGAAGCTTTGGGGAATCAAGGTTGGGGCTGGGATTCTCTTCTGTGAGTTTATGCTTGTTTTATTGGATGAGACGCTGAAGCTGATCGTTTTCGTTATGTAAAAGGCCTTTCTTCAAACGCTCTGAGACATTCCATCCTCCTAGTGAGAAACTCCAGCGCGAGTTTGAGATATCTCACGACGCAGACACCTTTGGTGATTCAGGTCCCATTCACATATCATACCCAACCTCGTATTCACCATCGCACGCGTTATGGCACAAGACGCTTAATGCGCTTGGTGTAGAGACTAACCCATCCCACGTCGGAGGCTCAAACGTCGGCGTTTGGACATGCGTCAACGCCGTTGAGCCGAGCGCCGCGCGAAGATCCTACTCGATCGACTACGCCACTGGATCGCGTAACCTGCACATCCTTACCAACGCCACGGTTGACGAGATTCTCATTAACCAAGCGCTCGTAGCCACTGGTGTGCGGTTCACGTACGGTGGCGTCGAGTATGATGTTTCAGCTAGACGCGAGGTAATCCTCTCAGCCGGGAGTGTCAAGTCCCCGCAGATCCTTGAACTTTCGGGTATAGGAAATCCCAGCGTTCTAAGTAGTGCTGGCGTGAGCGTCAAGGTTGAGAGTCCGCAGGTGGGGGAGAATCTGCAGGAGCATATTAGTGAGTGAGAAGGTTTTTTGTGATCGGCGTTCTGAGCTAATTTGTGTTATCTAGTGCTTGCGACGATCTTTGAGGTTGATCCATCGCTCGCTAATCGGGATGATCTTATGAGAGATGAGAAGCTTAGTGCTGCTGCGAAAGAGGAGTATACGGCCAAGGCAGATGGCCCTTTGACGGTGCTGCCTGTATCTCTTTGCTACGTCCCTTTTGCGTATTTTGTTCCAAAGAATACTCTTGCTAGTCTTTATGAAGATGCAGACAAGGTATCTGTGTTTGACTCGGACAAGCAAGATATTCTTCGTGAACGATTGGATGGAAACTCTAAACTTGGTCAGATAGAGTATATCTTTGATCTTGGGAACTGGAACCCTAACTTCAAGGGTGAAGAGGGTAAGAAGTACGGCACTATGCTGCAGATCTTACAGTATCCTTTCAGCGTTGGATCTATTCACATTCGGCCAAGTGACCACGCTACAGCTGAAGATTCACCCGCCATCGATCCGAAATACTACGAGGGCCTCCATGGAAACCTGGATATGGAGGCTATGAAGCAATGTCTTCAATTCGTCGATAAGATCGTACACACAGCTCCTCTATCAAACATAATCCGCTCCTCAGCATCCCCTTCCACCGCCGTTATCAAAGATGATAAGCGTCTTGGAGAATGGATTACTCAAAACACCATTACGGATTGGCATCCTGTCGGAACATGCGCCATGGGCGGTCGTGCTGGCATCGAAGGAGGAGTCGTTGATGAAAGACTTCGAGTCTATGGCGTCCATGGCTTGAGGGTTGTTGACGCAAGTGTTATGCCGTTGCAGATCAGTGCGCATATCCAAGCTACTGTTTACGCTATCGCTGAAAAGGCGGCGCATATGATTGTTGAGGATGCGAGGAGTGCGGATAGGGAGGGAAGAGAGTTGGTGACGAAGCAGGCTAGACTTTAGACGAGATCGGTACTCTAGATAAGCGGAATAACATTGTTATGTGAGAGTTTCTGATATGATCTTCGAACGAGGGTGACTTCAGTCATTGCGAAGCCATGCTCGAACGATCGCGCCAATAGCTTCAGGCTGGTGATAAGGAGACATATGTCCcgcttcatcaacagcataGAAACTCAACTGACCATTCCCCTTCCAGAAGCCTCCCTCCTTCACATTCcaaccatcagcatcagacGTTAGTTCGCCATCCTTGTAGTGCCAGGTTTCGTAGCCAAGTTCCCGATAGTTATCCTGTCCCTTCCATCGCTGTTGGTTTAGCATGCGCATTTGTCCGGGGGTGTTACTACAAAGGTTAGCGAGCAGGTCAAGTAGAGGCGCGTTGGAAGTGCTTACATGATTATGTCGTTGTTGCCGTTGATGAACAGAACTCGTATATCCGTCTCATCAAGAATCCACGTCAACTCGCGCGTAACAGGTATATGGATATTCTGCGCAATATCCCAGCGCTCATTGGTATCAAAGTCGATAAGGTAAAATGGAAAGCGGTCGAATCCAAGTCTTTCTTGAACCCAACGACGATTCAGGAACTTCCATTCCGGTCCGTGGTCCATGTTCGAGCACAAAGGAGGCTTCTCACACGGGTGTCTGTCTGCCAAATATCAGTACACTTCGTGTCACTCGTACTGTACGACGCGATAAAAGTGGGATACTCACTATCATAAGGATCCCAGCCACCAGGCACGACGCCTTCCATAAAGTACTCTCCCAACGACTTCTCACAAACCTCATTTGCCGCGCGACAAGTCTCTATATCATAAAAGTACCGACACTGACTTCCCATTTTATGGCACTCCGGTATCGCAGCAAGCATATTCTCACAAGCCGTCCGATTCATCAACGGATATTTCCTTCCATCACCAGCCCAATCCTCACAAAAGAAGTCATAATATCCCATGAACTGCTGCGTCGCGTCAATATACCCATCCACGATAATCGCAGATGAGATCTCGACCCGAGGCTTGATGCCGCGCTTCGCGTTCTCGCGTTCGTGAGAGACGATATGTTTCGTGTAACCTGTGACGTAGTGGCCGCCCATGGATTCACCAGTGATGTGCCAAGGTTTTCCGGCGAGGTTGGAGAATACGTCGTGGGAGAATGTGGAGAGGAAGGTGTGTACGTCTTTCGCGCCTTGTTCGAGACCAACGGCGATTTTGTTTCGGTCTGTGATTTTGGAGAAGCCGACGCCGACGGGTTGACTATCAAGTGTCAGTCAGAGCGGTGAGGCTGGTTTCGGGACATACTCGATGTAAACGACGTTGGCGTGATCGATCCACGAGTATTCAGCTCGTTTTGTTGAGTTCCCATCGGGATTCACGGTACAGGGACCACTGCCCATGAATAATCCCATTTCTCCAGATGCGCCCGGTCCGCTGATACCTGCGTTAGTTTGGCTTGACTTGGCGTTTAAGGTTTGCTTACCCGCTCATCCATAGTAACAAAGGATCAGTCTCTGGATTATTGCGACTCTCAAAGTACCCTTGCATCATCAGTTTCCGAACTCAATCAAAACCTGTGTACCTACAGAAGAACATGGACTTATCATCCGTCACGTTGACCGTCCCGGTGAATTGGCGAGCGCCCGCATCGCAGAGGTCAGAAGATTGTTCGCGGACAGTGAAAGCGGGTTTAATCACGGCTTCATCTGTTAACGGCTTTTGATCCTGGCCAACGACATGGCTAATCGTTGCGAGGAGCGACACTGTAACTGGGCCAAGCCACATCGCGAATTGTGTTGAGATGGTGAACTTTGATGGCGCTTGAGAGAATTACTAATGCTGACACTGACCAATCAATCGTTCTCTGGTCATGGTGGGATGGCCTGGAGATAAGGATAAGATAAGGATTTGTTACCGTTGCCTACCCTACATGTTTGTGTTTGTATTTCTGAGATGCTATGCTAAGCGTTGGAATGTATAATGAGAAAGTATTTTCAGGATAAATATATTACATTAActctattaatatattaaatgTTTCTCTTGTTATTGATAAAAAGAGTGGTTTGCTGGCTGGATATACAAGGTCATCTAAATGTCGCAACACCAAGATTGAAAACAAAATCTTCATCTCAACCCTCGTCGGGTTTAGATTTCGAAATGCTTTGGTTTGCGCAGGCAGCAATGTAAAATCCACTGAAAACAACGGAGATTAGTCATGATGTCATTATCAAAGCGAAAGTGAGCATCTGCCTTAGGCATAGCAAGGAGTGACTGCTCGTATGGCGAGATGCTTATAGCGCGACGCGACGTAACGACAAGCGCGTTCCAGGCTGACATCCAACTCACCAGGAACTGGCGCTCGCTCTTCCTGCAGCAAGCCTCTCTCGTATTTTTCATCAGGCATAAATTAAATAACCTTATTACGAGAAAACAAAACCGTGATTGTGCTACCAGCTCGTTTCCTCAAAAACCAATACAAAGTCGATAGGTTTCCAGCCAGCAAACTCAGATCGTCGCCTTGAGCTTTGTCTTTGAGATATAAGACAAGGCGACGGAGAAACGAATATGTCAGAATGAGATGAGTGGTGAATGAAGTAAAGATCCTATCTTTCTCTTCTAGAACACCCGACAACTTGGCactttctccttctcctatCTAAATTCTGACATATCAGACGCCACTTCAGTAAACGCCGCCCAACCTGTGACTCAAATTCAGCCATCCTCACATTCCGGAACCTCAATAATTTCCCGTGCGGATGATTGGTCACCACAGCTAGGGCCTGTCTCACAACGTTACACCAAACGAAAATATCGAAATGACGACTACAATGTTTGCCCAATTTCCCGCATTCACCATTACCTCCATTTTCTCTCCAGGAAAGTAAATTCACTTCACGTTCGTTGTCATGAGTTCTCATTCATGTTGAGTAGTGATGTGAGAGTGACCGAAACTGCCGCCAAACGCCTCTGACCGGGGTTAGTCACACAGCGGAAGCGCCTTTGTTGACACCTCATCAGACAGGCAGAACTCTGCGCCTGCATCACACTTCTTTGTTCATTTCTGTCATTACCCAATAGCGCGATTCTACAGCTCGGCTATACTAATATCTATTCCCCTTCCTCTCGTTATACCTatctctcaactcaactcaaaTCAACTACTTTTGGCGACACTACTTGGATAGCAAACTTTTCATCCGATTCTGCCGCAACTTTCATCGCGACACAGCGATCTCAATAGTAATGTCTAAAAAAGGTGAGATCGCCCCTCAGACTGATTTATAAGCCGTTTTACTTACCTTCCTAGTACTCGAACCATATCTTTCTCTCATGGCTACGCCTGAGGAAGAATGTATGTTGACTCCACTTCAACGTGTCAACTTTCGCTCACAAACCAAAATCGCGGAAGACTACGACGATTTGATTTTCATCGGCGCCTACGACATCCAAATAGAATCTCATATCCAGAACAAGAAAACAAGCGACGTCTCTTTCCGGATAAAATTCAAGTTCAGCCCAACCGACACCTGGTCTCGTGGCTGGGCGGAAGAAATCGATCTTCAGAAATACTACCAAGACATCGTCCTCAACTACTGGCGCAGCATCGGTGGGCGCTGTGAAGCGACGAAATTCCAGATGTACAAAATACTCAGAATAATAgcggaagagaagaacaagtaTCGCGTGCAGTGGGTTGGCTATAATGCGGAGGAGGATACGAATCTggagcccaagaagaaggtctgGTCGATCGCGCCCAAAGCTGTCCTTGCGTGGAAGACTCGCGCAGTGGAATAGCTTGCATGGCGTTGggcatgaagaagcaaaaaaagTGATTTTTTTCTAATTGGTGGCGCCAGGATACCCAGCATGGTTTTTTTGAGCAGGCGTTTTGGTATTTATCATGTTGGCTACATCATACCCATAGCGtgttctttcttttgttttcaCAGCCTCGCGCAAGCAAAAGTTCagtatattaatatcatCTCAAGAGCCAAGCAATAGCGCTCTTAAATTCCCAAGTCCACATCTCAGTTATCCTCGATTGCCTTTCCCTCTTGCTGACGAATCTGTTCCTTCGCGATCTTCACCAATACATTTTCTTGCTCTCTTGCTATGTCTTCTGCCTCACCCGACAATTCACGCATTGATTTCAAACAGCCCTCGAACTTTTTCAAGTCCTGGCGATATTCCCCGACAA encodes:
- a CDS encoding Alpha/Beta hydrolase protein translates to MWLGPVTVSLLATISHVVGQDQKPLTDEAVIKPAFTVREQSSDLCDAGARQFTGTVNVTDDKSMFFWYFESRNNPETDPLLLWMSGGPGASGEMGLFMGSGPCTVNPDGNSTKRAEYSWIDHANVVYIDQPVGVGFSKITDRNKIAVGLEQGAKDVHTFLSTFSHDVFSNLAGKPWHITGESMGGHYVTGYTKHIVSHERENAKRGIKPRVEISSAIIVDGYIDATQQFMGYYDFFCEDWAGDGRKYPLMNRTACENMLAAIPECHKMGSQCRYFYDIETCRAANEVCEKSLGEYFMEGVVPGGWDPYDNRHPCEKPPLCSNMDHGPEWKFLNRRWVQERLGFDRFPFYLIDFDTNERWDIAQNIHIPVTRELTWILDETDIRVLFINGNNDIIINTPGQMRMLNQQRWKGQDNYRELGYETWHYKDGELTSDADGWNVKEGGFWKGNGQLSFYAVDEAGHMSPYHQPEAIGAIVRAWLRND